The Arachis ipaensis cultivar K30076 chromosome B10, Araip1.1, whole genome shotgun sequence DNA window gataattaataaagaaaaaatgatatttgtatcattttttttttacatttttaatatttttatggtatgaaagataattttttttattttcattcattttttgcAATTATTTTTCATACTAAAAGTGAANNNNNNNNNNNNNNNNNNNNNNNNNNNNNNNNNNNNNNNNNNNNNNNNNNNNNNNNNNNNNNNNNNNNNNNNNNNNNNNNNNNNNNNNNNNNNNNNNNNNNNNNNNNNNNNNNNNNNNNNNNNNNNNNNNNNNNNNNNNNNNNNNNNNNNNNNNNNNNNNNNNNNNNNNNNNNNNNNNNNNNNNNNNNNNNNNNNNNNNNNNNNNNNNNNNNNNNNNNNNNNNNNNNNNNNNNNNNNNNNNNNNNNNNNNNNNNNNNNNNNNNNNNNNNNNNNNNNNNNNNNNNNNNNNNNNNNNNNNNNNNNNNNNNNNNNNTATTAAACTATAACTTATAACAtatatctttatttattatttataataatttgattaggTAGCATTACTCAATTTTAATAGTCAATTTTAGTGTACACTTAATAAAAGTAGTTTAATTAACTAGTAAGGACGTTCACCATCAGCGTTTCCTGGAGGACTATAAAGACAAAGAACAAGGGTGCATCTCTTTTGGCATTTATCGCACTTAACTCTAGCACACCCAACATGAGTAGTGTTTCTCCAAACAACCTGAGTGTAGCAGTCACAATCACCACCGCCAATGCACGAATTGGATTTATGGTCGTAGTACTTTTTCTCGGCAACCCACCCCGCCACCGCTTTTGCTCCCGTAAAGGGATCGGATGCCATATGCCACGCAACATTCTGGCCGTAGTAACGGCTTTCGATTGGCTGAAGTTTCCCCTTGAGACAACTTTGGGTGAGTTTATTCAAATACTTTTGAGCTTTTTTTGCTAATTTCACATCCCACTTCAGCGGAGGAACCCCAACGCTTGCTCGTGCTTCATTATGGATTTCCAAATACTCTTCTGGAGGCTCTTGTACCGCAGCTACTATGCACAATGGCAATAATATGCTTACAAagcttattattattcttattataatTACCATCTTCATCCTCGTTTTATTGTTTTAGAGGACAAGTGTTTAGGCTTGGGTATGTATCATCTATTTATATTATGTCGTAGTTGCCTTTTCGTGTACTTAGAATAATACATGTATCGAAATTTACCAGATGATCGacaaagaaatataaattattaattatcaaTTATTAGAGCAGTTTAATGATCAAGTATAATCCATGATCCTTGGCTCTGATCTTTCATAATAACTACTAGACTATGGTggtagattttattttatacttttatttaataaaagtgtttactttttaatatatatatggcCAAAACGTCTTTTAATCAAGATGATACGGTAGACGCTTTAAATAAGAAAAAGTctaaaaaattagtatttttattaaaatttagtctTTATTTAATCAGTAAAAAAAAGTATGCAANNNNNNNNNNNNNNNNNNNNNNNNNNNNNNNNNNNNNNNNNNNNNNNNNNNNNNNNNNNNNNNNNNNNNNNNNNNNNNNNNNNNNNNNNNNNNNNNNNNNNNNNNNNNNNNNNNNNNNNNNNNNNNNNNNNNNNNNNNNNNNNNNNNNNNNNNNNNNNNNatttataattaattaattacgtAGCATTATTCAATTTTAATGGTCAATTTTAGTGTAtataaaaatagtttaattaattaGTAAGGACGTACACCATCAACGTTTCCTGAAGGACTATAAAGACAAACAACACGGGTGCATCTCATTTGGCATTTATCGCACTTAACACTAGCACACCCAACATGAGTAGTGTTTCTCCAAACAACCTGAGTGTAGCATTTACAATTACCACCAATGCACGAATTGGATTTATGGTCGTAGTACTTTTTCTCGGCAATCCACCATGCCACCGCTTTTGCTCCCGTAAAGGGATCGGATGCCATATTCCACAAAGCATTCTGGCCGTAAGGGCTTGGGATTGGCTGAAGTTTCCCCTTGAGACAATTTTGGATGAGTTTATTCAAATGCTTTTGAGCTTCTTTTGCTAATTTCACATCCCACTTCAGCGGAGGAACCCCAACGCTTGCTCGTGCATCATTATGGATTTCCAAATACTCTTCTGGAGACTCTTGTACCGCATTTACTATGCACAATGGCAATAATATGCTTACAaagcttattattattattaccatcTTCATCCTCGTTTTATTGTTTTAGAGAAGTGTTTAGGCTTGGGTATGTATCATCTATTTATATTATCGGAAATGTttagtaaccaaagaaaatcagcaaaaaacagccataacttatcttatttaacattcattaattgttgcgataattaataaatgctaaataaagcaagttttgacttttttttttctacctAACATTACCCTTATATTATGTCGTAGTTGCCTTTTCGTGTACTTAGAATACATGTATCGAAATTTACTAGATGATCGacaaagaaatataaattattaataaagGTGTTTACTTTAATATATACGACAAAAACGTTTTTTAATCAAGACGATACGATAGACACTTTAAATAAGAAAAAATCGAAGAAATCAATACTTTAATTAAAATTTGGTCCATATTTAATTAGTagaaaaaaaatgtataatttcacactattaaaaatattaataataataattttttgtcGTAAATTTAAATAATTCATTATAGATACTCATATTACAAGAATCATAAAAGAAGAGACACccacacaaaaaaaaattgatcAGTTTTCAATTTAGTTTGATCGATCGATTTTTGGCCAATTTAATTGTTAATGAACATTTTTTAAACAGataattttagtttatgaactaaACTACATAGTTAAACGATTCTCAATCTAACTAATTGaatcaatttgattttcaaaacatTGGTTGTTTCTATTAATTTTTCAATTGTTATTTGATTTACTaatctttattttcctttattGAGGGTCAAGAAATTGTTAATTGTCGAAAAAAATTAATGATTAATACTTGTTCCGGGAGGATTACTCCTTTCGAACTATACATCGGTCTTGTGATGGTCTCAGGTGTCTGGAAATTCGATTTGAATTCAGAGTATCCTCGTGAATTCAGACCCAAGTGTGGtacctgcaaaaaggactccgacgctcaagtcagtgaaGAATTACTTAAGAAGATATACGCGTAATCAGTGAAGTGGTGTATTGAATATTCTACTTCATGTTGTCGGTCACCTCTTGATTTATAACTCGGCTAGGGCTAAATTATTCGTCAACTAGTGCCGAGATCTCCGTAACCTACGTGAGGGCATGATTTTTGGAAGAGGGGTTTGTTGGGATAGGATTCGTTTACGTTAAGGAGTTTCGCTTAATTTTTGAATTGATTCTATCTTAACCGAGGTATAATTTGGTGTTTTCAACATATAAAAAATATGGTACATAGCTCCCAAACTTAACTTGCCATTTTCATACTTTTAGCAAGTTGAGATTTATAATGTAGTTATACCTCGGTTGTGAATATTTATGTTAGCTCCCAATCTCAACTTGCGTTAGTTTTTCCTTAAGTTGGGGCTAAATGTCTTGagaaatgaaaattaaatttaagtaATAAAGTTACCTTGTGAACGGTTGTTTGCAATAAATTTATTGAACTTTCTAATTGGATTTGGGCCTTGGAAGCCGTCCAGGCACCCGAACAGTTACGCTTTGAAAAAAAatgttgaaaatatgaaattaaaaagaagatttaagagaataaATGAGTGATCGCTGAAATTTGAGAATGAAAAAAAGACTAAATTTAATTAGATTAACTAATAGTTaatataataaaaagataaaatggATTAAAGACTTTAAATAATTGAGCTTAATTTATTTGTAGtggatcttttaaaaattaaaatggagacatattatatatgtatacttttttttgtttaaaaaaataaaatgaaagtgggAAAGTGCCCCCAAATTACCAATCGTAGGTCCGTGCCTGAATAAGGTGCATCCCTTTTGACACTTAACTCTAGCACACCCAATGATATGCTTACAAAACTTATTACTATTACCATCTTTATCTtcattttattattgttttctacCAATGTTTTCCAAAAATTAGAGAAGTGTTTAGGGTTGGATATCTATAATCTGTTTATATTATATCATATAGTTACCTTTTAATGTACTTGAATACATGTTTCATTTATTTACTAGATGATCTGCCTCTGATCTTTCATAACTTGGGGTCAAATTCTAAAAAGCTTGTAAATGGCTGAATGAAATGACTCACTAATCAAGTATATATGCTGGCTAAACCTTCTTCATTTATATAGCAAAGCTTCTTGCAATAACCCATCAAAACACATCCATAAATTCATGTTTTGTAAAATATGTTTTGTTCTCTTCTCTAACAGATGTGAAACTTTTGCATATATTACTATAGTTATTAAATTTGAtctgaaaaaattttaaattaaaagtactTATACACATCCTATGGTTAATTTTGTTGTATATCATGTAAGATAGGATAACTTTATGGTACCTATAAATTTTGTGACTAAATTACCTAAATGTGAATGTTGAGAGATAAGAATCACTCTTTTAAAAAGTTAAAACATATGTATTTTGAAGGCACCATAAAACTCACTTAtaagatataaaatataaaatatatactacaATTCACCAAATCAAATACAGTCTATTATGTAGTTGCTGCATAGGTTCAACCTTTCCACATGGCTGCAATAGTTCTATACACATAATCCATCTTCAGCCTCTGTTCCATAGAAGGTTTAACACATTTGCATGCAACTTCTaggaggccatgaattttatcatCAAACCCTTTCCCAGTTATGCATTTATCAGTGGCATAATAAAAATCACTAGGATCAGTGAACAACCTATTGCTAATATAGCTCCTCAAAGAGCTATTATCAACACCAATGTCATCATCATAATTAGTAGAATAAGAATCACTACTTAGGCTTAATTTTTGTCCTGTTATAAGCTCAAAAAGGATTATTCCAAAGTCATAGATATCCTTCTCAAAAGAACCCTTCACCCCAATGACTTCATCAACCAGAAACAGTCTCATCCTTGCATGATTCTTTTGGTTCATGATGAACTTTGCTTTGCCGAAATTCGAAATTTTTGGCTCGAAATTCTTGTCTAGCAAGACACATTCAGAAGATAGATTGAGGTGTATGATGTTGCACTTTTTGTGAAGCCAAGATAATCCCCTTGCTATCCCAATTGCAATGTGAATCCTCTCAGGCCATTCCAATTGAGAATTATGTAACCAGTGACATAATGTTCCATTTGAGATGTAGCTGTAGACTAGTATCCTCTCCTTCTTCTCTATGCAGAATCCAAGCAGAGAGGCTATGTTTCGGTGCATGTGTCTCCCTGGAATCATTGTTTCAAGCAAGAATTGTCTCTTGTACTTTTCAGAATCATAGAATCTCTTAACTGCTATCAGACAGTTATTTGGTACCTCTGCCTTGTACATTATCCCTGTTGTTCCTAACCCCATGATGTTGTTTGAGCTAAAGTAGTTAGTTGCTTTGCAAAGCTCCATGAAGCTCATTCTTGGTATCAATCTCTCCAACAATCTACAGAGCTGTAAATCATGAAATAGTAATATGCTATACTATTAGATCCTACAATAGtgcattttgttttgttttaattttatcttttgacgttttaaaatgttttaaatatatttttggatAAACCAACATTTGATGTGACAATTTTACGTTGATGTGTCACTAACACATTAGCTTATAGTTGTCACTGATACATAGTATATAATTGCTACTATAATATCTTTTTTAACGGTATTAACACTTAAGGGtatataattaaaacatatttgaattttgaaatataaAGATAATATTGAAACAaattgatattttaaaatttttaaaaaatgttagagataaaataaagaaaaaataaacaaagcaagAGAGAGAAACCTCTTTATTTCCTTCCTCTTGCAAAGCCAGTGGAAGCAATTGAGCTACATTAGTGGTATGCTTTTGATTGTTCAGTTCTTTTCTCAAGGGATATATGGTGTTACTCTTCTTACTACTCTTTTTGAATTCTTTCCAAGGTTGAGTATAGTCCATGAAAGTTACTATGACAGAAGTTGCTGAACAAACAAAAGCAATAACAAAACTATACCAAAAGGGTTTACCAAATAAGCTCTCTTCATCACAACTTCCCAATGTTGTTCCCCCACAGAGTCCACTATTATTGACATAGCTCAAGCTAACATCAACATTATTGTTCACAAACACAGGCACTGGCCCTGATAACAAATTGTTTGCAACACTGAACACTGTGATCCTTGGAAGAAAGCCAAGTTCTTTTGGGATTGTTCCTTTTAACTGGTTACCATCAAGTCTAAGGGTATTCAAGTAAGACAAGTTTGCAATAGCCTTTGGGATTTCCCCATAAAAGTTGTTGTTTGATAGGTCAAGTGAGGTTAGATATGGAAGCTTACTTGAAATATCAGGTGGGATATTCCCAAAGAGCTTGTTGTGTGAAAGGTTCAGATTCTGCAGCCATGAGAAATTCTCAATGCAATGAGGAAATTGGCCTTCTAACCCCATGTTGGAAAGCTTGAGACTTATTACTTTTTCTTCATCAATACcactgttcatgcattcaataccagTGAATGATGAGCACAAATCTATGGTGTTGATATTGAAATTGAAATCCCATATTTGATTAGATGAGTCCGATGAGTTGTTGATTTCTCTTAGGCAATTGATGTCACCTAATTCAGCTCCATAAACAATCATGAAGAAACAGAACAATAATGACCACAAGAATATATGAATTGGAACAAAACTCAACATAATTTTGGGCACGGCAAAAACCAAATGAAAATGAACAAAATTGAAAGATTATGTTGGATATGATGATACTAAAGAGGGAGAGAGAATGAGCTGAATTTTTCAATTTTCATGGTGCTTGTTATTACTTAATTAATTCATAGTCAATTTTATTGAGTTACTAGATCTTCAAACGTAGCAATAGTTGATCAAAGAGGTAACGAAATTTCGCAGAGACACAATCCGTTCCCAAGTTTCGCATAGAACGTAGATATTTCCAATTCTGCTGAccataataataacaaaattttATATGTGGTCACAGTTTATTtgacaaaaaatattaatttcaTCACTGATTTTCCTCATCACTATTATTGTATTAATCTAGATAAATGCCGTGCAAGACAAGGGGAAAGGATTTCGAAATGTCAAACAAGCTAAGAATTTTTTAATATTGAATCTAATTCACTTTGAGTGTGTTATTTAATACAAATCATACAAATCTAAGTATCTTAAGTGAGTTGGCTAGCCAACTAGAAGTTGATTGAATATTGTATTACTATTAATTAACATTTAACTTATAAACAGGGTGATTGATTATGAAAATGACCGATCAAATATAATATATACTTGTACGCCATGATGAATGCTTTAACATATTTGATTAGTATTAATTGcaaactttttatttatttattttttattttcacaatACATTATACAGACGAATTCTGCTAGGAACCAAGAGGGTCTAGTAAAAAATAAGCTAacaaataattttgaattttactctatattaattaataatcattaattaatgattatttaattttatattttaaatgatacaaaattaatgattattaattatCTCTTTTTACTCTAATTCACCTTTTACCATTTATTACGCAAattctaatttcttttttttaaaaaaaaatttgaaattcaaaaaaaaaaacacaccaaaacataagataaagaattacttaaatcctaagaaaaaacatacaaaacatatgaaaaagaatcatccaaaactaataaaaagaatcatccaaatcctaaaaaaacatataaaacacaggaaaaagaatcatccaaaactacatagaaaaaaaaatcatccaaaactaataaaaagaattgtCAGAAATTTaggaaaagaaacataaaaaatagttaaaagaATCATCAAAACTAAATAGGAGGAGGAGAAGACTGCAGGATGGCCGGCAATGACATCTTGGACGGCGTTGCGTAGATGGTGGGAGACTCGTGGTGGCGCGTTGCGAAGAGAAAGCTACGGAAGTTGAATGATTTGATTGATAGTGTGGAGACAATTGATGAGAAGAATGTGAATTATTGCACTGTGTTCCGAAAGAATTAGAACCACAATGAATCGCAGTACCGCTAACGGCGTTAAGAAACGAGTGTTTACTGATAAGGGTGCGCCGTGAGTATGCCTTGGATGGAGGAGGTTGATGCTTCTTTGCTGCTTGGATTAAAAACAATGATTTGCCTAACGCcatgaaaagagagagaaaatgaaaactcGAAAGTGGGTTCGGTGAGCTTTTTACCGTGATACTCAGTGACGGATCCAGAAGATTTTGTGAGTGAGGCAAAATATACAtaatatgataataatttttataattatactttattattataaaatataattagtcTTTAAATTATATAATCAACaacttaaaatactaaaataataatttaaataataatatataaattaaaattttcatttttttagtttttatattttaaaaagattaaaTAATCTTTTCATTGTCAATACAATCAAATGTCTCTGTTTTTATATAAAtagaataattatatatatttataatcaaatctAATAAAATATTGAGCTGAATTTTATTATTGactatcaaatatttttattgttttaaaattAAGATGCTAACCTAGCGGTAATTTATAGAAGAGAGAATAATGTTTTGAAACATATTATTTTAAACGAGTAAACAATCAAATAGTATCGAAAAATTTACATCGCCAATAAAAAATAACTCTAAAAGATGTTAACAAATAACTCCCGAAAAACTAGATAtacattaaatatatatattttaaaaaaagactTTAGATGTCatattttaatgtaattttttgcaggtaatattaaaaaataagatatttttattcttaaaaatttataattttatgtcaactgagtttttaaaaatttttttaattgtgaatgattaaatttttatgaaaaataaaaaaatctagaaaTCAAATTTTGCTCTAAATATTTTTGTGCAtcttctaaatatttattcaaacgTTGGcaaaacaatttagattaaatgaATATGTCATTTGTCAAATACGAAATTTTTTTTGTcacttttaataaatataatatttattagttattttttttgcAATTTTCAAATCATTCAACGATTATTTTGTGTGTGCCTGAATCTTTTAGATATTAAATTGGTAGTTACCTCTGTTTTGAACAAATaatcaaatatatataatatatatacacgACACAATAGTAATATTcactaaatatataaatatttttttaattttaaatttatttattaattacaattATAAAATAACAAATCTATAATTATTTTACTCCTTCTTTTTAAAGATTATTATAACAAAtttatttaaatcttaaattacCATTTGTTTTTACATAATTGAAGTTAATAAGTGAAATTAAATTATAATGGaatcaaatttaattatataatgagagcaaataaattttattactatgtattgaaaaaaaaaattttaaactctaGTGGGACACTTGCTCTCACTCACTTACAT harbors:
- the LOC107622153 gene encoding pathogenesis-related protein 1A-like translates to MKMVIIIRIIISFVSILLPLCIVAAVQEPPEEYLEIHNEARASVGVPPLKWDVKLAKKAQKYLNKLTQSCLKGKLQPIESRYYGQNVAWHMASDPFTGAKAVAGWVAEKKYYDHKSNSCIGGGDCDCYTQVVWRNTTHVGCARVKCDKCQKRCTLVLCLYSPPGNADGERPY
- the LOC107622220 gene encoding pathogenesis-related protein PRB1-3-like isoform X1 gives rise to the protein MKMVIIIISFVSILLPLCIVNAVQESPEEYLEIHNDARASVGVPPLKWDVKLAKEAQKHLNKLIQNCLKGKLQPIPSPYGQNALWNMASDPFTGAKAVAWWIAEKKYYDHKSNSCIGGNCKCYTQVVWRNTTHVGCASVKCDKCQMRCTRVVCLYSPSGNVDGVRPY
- the LOC107622220 gene encoding pathogenesis-related protein PRB1-3-like isoform X2, producing the protein MKMVIIIISFVSILLPLCIVNAVQESPEEYLEIHNDARASVGVPPLKWDVKLAKEAQKHLNKLIQNCLKGKLQPIPSPYGQNALWNMASDPFTGAKAVAWWIAEKKYYDHKSNSCIGGNCKCYTQVVWRNTTHVGCASVKCDKCQMRCTRVVCLYSPSGNVDGVRPY
- the LOC107623391 gene encoding probably inactive leucine-rich repeat receptor-like protein kinase At5g48380 gives rise to the protein MLSFVPIHIFLWSLLFCFFMIVYGAELGDINCLREINNSSDSSNQIWDFNFNINTIDLCSSFTGIECMNSGIDEEKVISLKLSNMGLEGQFPHCIENFSWLQNLNLSHNKLFGNIPPDISSKLPYLTSLDLSNNNFYGEIPKAIANLSYLNTLRLDGNQLKGTIPKELGFLPRITVFSVANNLLSGPVPVFVNNNVDVSLSYVNNSGLCGGTTLGSCDEESLFGKPFWYSFVIAFVCSATSVIVTFMDYTQPWKEFKKSSKKSNTIYPLRKELNNQKHTTNVAQLLPLALQEEGNKELCRLLERLIPRMSFMELCKATNYFSSNNIMGLGTTGIMYKAEVPNNCLIAVKRFYDSEKYKRQFLLETMIPGRHMHRNIASLLGFCIEKKERILVYSYISNGTLCHWLHNSQLEWPERIHIAIGIARGLSWLHKKCNIIHLNLSSECVLLDKNFEPKISNFGKAKFIMNQKNHARMRLFLVDEVIGVKGSFEKDIYDFGIILFELITGQKLSLSSDSYSTNYDDDIGVDNSSLRSYISNRLFTDPSDFYYATDKCITGKGFDDKIHGLLEVACKCVKPSMEQRLKMDYVYRTIAAMWKG